One genomic window of Cololabis saira isolate AMF1-May2022 chromosome 3, fColSai1.1, whole genome shotgun sequence includes the following:
- the LOC133441141 gene encoding C-type lectin domain family 4 member M-like: MEEEIQYVNVTFKSKPISPNETQDSMEIIYDEVKTEEMAQHAHLITESRKKAPLCIPLSLLAAGLGISCVALVLVIVFLSTYFAYEHRRQNSTLVAQNLQLWAEKASLQRRMEELTRERGRLNWTLGVILEYDNFPVKEHCPQKVCKPCLDNWVLFQSNCYLFRKQKYSWRWKTWEGSLTSCRETKADLVVIDSRREQEFINNHTEVYNDEKHGYWIGLRKKNAEQTWKWVDGSNVTVMFWTSQKPDPWELCALSKPAQRSLANWVKVSCSMRNRWICETRALIRPD, from the exons ATGGAGGAAGAAATTCAATACGTGAATGTGACTTTTAAGAGTAAGCCCATCTCTCCAAACG AAACCCAAGACAGCATGGAAATAATCTACGACGAGGTGAAGACGGAGGAGATGGCGCAGCATGCCCACTTAATAACAG agagcagaaagaAAGCTCCACTTTGTATTCCACTGAGTTTACTAGCAGCAGGTTTGGGAATTAGCTGCGTCGCCCTGGTGTTGGTCATCGTCTTCCTCAGCACCTACT TCGCGTACGAGCACAGGAGACAGAACTCCACCTTAGTGGCGCAGAACCTGCAGCTGTGGGCGGAGAAGGCCTCGTTGCAGAGACGGATGGAGGAGCTGACCAGAGAGAGGGGCCGACTCAACTGGACCCTCGGGGTCATCCTGGAGTACGACAACTTCCCCGTGAAGGAACACTGCCCGCAGAAAG TGTGTAAACCTTGCCTGGATAACTGGGTTCTGTTTCAGTCAAACTGTTACCTGTTTCGGAAACAAAAGTATTCTTGGCGGTGGAAGACCTGGGAGGGGAGCCTCACATCCTGCAGGGAAACCAAGGCAGATCTGGTGGTGATCGACAGCCGCAGAGAACAG GAATTCATCAACAACCACACAGAAGTATATAATGATGAAAAGCACGGTTACTGGATTGGGTTGAGAAAGAAAAACGCAGAGCAGACGTGGAAGTGGGTTGATGGAAGCAATGTCACAGTGAT GTTCTGGACCTCCCAGAAACCAGACCCCTGGGAATTGTGTGCCCTGAGTAAACCAGCTCAGCGTTCTCTGGCCAACTGGGTCAAAGTGAGCTGCTCCATGAGAAACCGCTGGATCTGTGAGACCAGAGCCCTGATCAGACCCGACTGA
- the LOC133440653 gene encoding uncharacterized protein LOC133440653 yields the protein MACTSCGTLLLVEDGHELCPQCLGVGHLREALSDPCINCSILPLSVREDRLRQVEGLLFRSDLPPSGPAHVSAGSRKKHRDKRRAGPHDERSGPTQKKAKDAPSRSEMEDLRAELEQLKALVRERALPSPPLAVPWESDCGDDAMSTRASNSMFQGRDSVFSSGEYPSPELPCLVVDPASIQAEAGSETSLRSSGSTELGEGPCPLQATLRAALAKVGLDDAPAAQPASNPFFRRTPVAPPFDVPPSPAFLQELRRCWADPKALAYHGKDARTLASMRQAEQHGLVHMPPVDPCIASLVLSPDEALRDKARCPRPQCRVTDSLLSTAYDAAGRMARIGNSLSVLLLAQSQMLQSEHEGGELGDTNDAALQAFGLMTRELGRLMSTLVVTRRQVWLAQAPMSDDCRQTLRKLPVVPGQLFGPEAEQALERRKQSGQLSTPGDGAHKTCAAHIPRAPLRSPGSTAGLLGVVGVSPGAHTLHLAGLSGCRGNTSVPPNPQIILEALYEGLGPAVGRFSHQHLAYWAAHSPDVWVLKTLSQGYRLQFRRRPPPPSGVRETSVRDRGRALCLSQEIAKLLDKKAITRVHPHTQSSGFYSTYFLIPKKDTSLRPVLDLRGLNQYLKVLPFRMLRTRDVLQSVTPGEWFTSIDLKDAYFHVPIHPDHRRFLSFAFQGHAYQFTVLPFGLSLAPRIFTRCMRAALTSLCLSGVKILPYLDDWLICAPSLQEAELMTSRVLTHIEALGMSVNWEKSLLRPTQQTTFIGLSLDSVSMQARLTAERAERIQDLLRSFRLGMRLPVHAWLRLLGMLSAASAVTPLGLLHLRPLQMWFNSLQMDPRLHRWVKVKVTHQCLIHLHRWRDSTFLLHGVPLGSVPSRREVVTTDASPQGWGAVWQKRSVQGVWGPLWRGRHINVLELRTVYLALRHFLPFLRGKHVLVRTDNTSTVFHVNHQGGTRSLDSLNEARRLWMWAHPQLASLRAMHLPGRANVVADSLSRRQLPPGDWRLHPQVVRMIWDRYGEARVDLFASECTTHCPLWFSLAETSAPLGMDALANTWPRGLLYAFPPIPLVMPTLHRVRLSGHRVLLVAPKWPSRIWFSTLLSLLDGEPWQLPVRSDLLSQLGGEVWHPSPSLLQLWAWPLRGKGHS from the exons ATGGCTTGTACATCGTGTGGCACTCTactgttggtagaggatggccatGAATTGTGCCCCCAGTGTCTGGGGGTGGGGCACCTGAGGGAGGCCCTCTCCGACCCCTGCATCAACTGCAGCATTTTGCCGCTCTCGGTGAGAGAGGACCGGCTGCGTCaggtggaaggcctcctctttaGGAGCGACCTCCCACCCTCTGGGCCCGCTCATGTCAGTGCAGGTTCCCGCAAAAAGCACCGGGACAAGCGCAGAGCGGGGCCCCATGACGAGCGCAGTGGCCCTACGCAGAAGAAGGCGAAGGATGCTCCCTCACGCAGTGAGATGGAGGATTTACGGGCTGAACTGGAGCAGCTTAAGGCCTTAGTGAGGGAGCGGGCTCTGCCCTCCCCACCTCTGGCGGTCCCCTGGGAGTCAGATTGTGGAGACGATGCTATGTCTACCAGGGCTTCAAACTCCATGTTTCAAGGCCGTGACAGTGTGTTTAGCTCTGGCGAGTATCCCTCCCCTGAGCTGCCGTGTCTGGTGGTTGACCCAGCTAGCATACAGGCAGAGGCTGGCTCGGAGACATCCCTCAGGAGCTCTGGGAGCACTGAGCTGGGAGAGGGCCCCTGCCCTTTGCAGGCAACACTGCGTGCGGCCCTGGCTAAGGTCGGGCTGGATGATGCGCCCGCTGCCCAACCGGCGAGCAACCCATTCTTTCGCCGGACTCCTGTAGCCCCGCCCTTTGATGTCCCGCCCTCGCCTGCTTTTTTGCAGGAGCTGCGGCGCTGCTGGGCAGATCCAAAGGCGTTGGCCTACCATGGCAAGGATGCGAGGACTTTGGCCTCCATGCGCCAGGCGGAGCAACATGGCCTGGTTCACATGCCTCCCGTGGACCCGTGTATCGCCTCACTGGTCCTTTCACCAGATGAGGCGCTCAGAGATAAGGCCCGCTGTCCTAGGCCTCAGTGCCGGGTAACGGATAGCCTTCTCTCGACGGCTTATGATGCGGCAGGCCGCATGGCTCGCATTGGGAACTCCCTCTCCGTGCTCCTCCTCGCCCAGTCCCAGATGTTGCAGTCGGAGCATGAGGGCGGGGAGTTGGGTGACACGAACgacgctgcgctccaagccttcGGGCTGATGACCAGAGAGCTTGGCcgcctgatgtccaccctggtggtgaCGCGGCGTCAGGTGTGGCTGGCGCAGGCACCCATGTCTGATGATTGCAGGCAGACGCTACGGAAGCTTCCGGTAGTGCCGGGCCAGTTGTTTGGGCCAGAGGCAGAACAGGCGTTGGAGCGCAGGAAGCAGTCGGGTCAG CTCAGCACTCCAGGAGACGGGGCGCACAAGACCTGCGCCGCTCACATCCCCCGAGCCCCCCTCCGCAGCCCTGGCAGCACAGCCGGGTTGCTGGGGGTGGTGGGCGTCAGCCCAGGGGCGCACACCCTCCACCTCGCCGGTCTCAGCGGGTGCAGGGGCAACACCAGCGtccccccaaacccccaaatAATCCTCGAGGCACTCTATGAGGGCCTCGGGCCGGCGGTGGGCAGGTTTTCACATCAGCACCTGGCCTATTGGGCAGCCCATTCTCCAGATGTATGGGTTTTGAAAACACTGTCCCAGGGCTACAGGTTGCAGTTCCGCCGCCGGCCCCCACCACCCTCCGGGGTCAGGGAAACCTCGGTCAGAGACCGCGGGAGGGCCCTGTGTTTGTCACAGGAGATAGCCAAACTCTTggacaaaaaggccatcacaagAGTTCACCCACATACACAGAGCAGTGGGTTTTACTCAACATACTTCCTCATTCCGAAGAAAGACACTTCTCTTCGGCCTGTGCTGGACCTTCGGGGTCTGAACCAGTACCTGAAGGTCCTCCCATTTCGGATGCTGCGTACACGCGACGTCCTTCAATCTGTCACTCCAGGGGAGTGGTTCACCTCCATAGACCTCAAGGACGCCTACTTTcacgtcccaatacacccagacCACAGACGGTTTCTCAGTTTTGCCTTTCAAGGCCACGCCTACCAGTTCACCGTCCTGCCTTTCGGCCTGTCCCTGGCTCCTCGCATCTTCACCAGATGCATGAGGGCGGCCTTGACATCGCTATGCCTGTCGGGAGTAAAGATTCTCCCATATCTGGACGACTGGCTTATATGCGCCCCCTCGCTCCAGGAGGCGGAGCTGATGACATCCAGGGTCCTCACACATATCGAGGCTCTGGGCATGTCGGTAAATTGGGAGAAGAGCTTGTTGCGTCCTACGCAGCAGACCACCTTCATCGGCCTGTCCCTCGATTCCGTATCGATGCAGGCACGCCTTACTGCAGAGCGGGCAGAGCGGATTCAGGACCTGCTACGGTCCTTCCGCCTCGGGATGAGGTTGCCCGTCCACGCATGGCTCCGACTGCTGGGGATGTTGTCGGCGGCCTCGGCTGTGACACCTCTGGGGCTGCTGCACCTgcgccccctgcagatgtggtTCAACAGCCTCCAGATGGACCCTCGCCTTCACAGGTGGGTCAAGGTCAAGGTTACACACCAGTGCCTTATTCATCTCCACCGGTGGCGGGACAGCACCTTTCTATTGCACGGTGTTCCTCTCGGCTCAGTCCCTTCGAGGCGAGAGGTGGTGACAACAGATGCCTCACCTCAGGGTTGGGGTGCGGTATGGCAGAAGAGGTCAGTCCAGGGGGTTTGGGGCCCTCTGTGGCGGGGACGGCACATCAATGTCCTAGAACTCCGGACTGTCTACTTGGCGCTGAGGCACTTCTTGCCCTTTCTCAGGGGCAAGCATGTCCTCGTCCGGACAGACAACACTTCGACAGTGTTTCAtgtcaaccaccaggggggaaCCAGGTCGCTGGACTCCCTGAACGAGGCCCGGAGGTTGTGGATGTGGGCTCATCCTCAATTGGCCTCCTTGAGGGCAATGCACCTCCCTGGCAGAGCCAACGTGGTGGCGGATTCCCTCTCACGCCGGCAGCTGCCCCCAGGGGACTGGCGGTTGCACCCCCAGGTGGTGCGAATGATTTGGGATCGATACGGGGAAGCCCGTGTGGATCTGTTCGCCTCGGAGTGTACGACTCATTGTCCACTGTGGTTCTCCTTGGCAGAGACCAGTGCCCCGCTCGGGATGGACGCTCTCGCCAACACTTGGCCGAGAGGCCTCCTTTATGCGTTCCCTCCGATTCCCCTGGTGATGCCCACGCTTCACAGGGTGAGATTATCGGGTCACAGGGTCCTCCTGGTGGCGCCCAAGTGGCCCTCGAGGATTTGGTTCTCCACGCTCCTCAGCCTGTTGGACGGGGAGCCTTGGCAGCTCCCAGTACGGTCGGACCTCCTGTCCCAGCTGGGCGGGGAGGTATGGCATCCCTCTCCGAGCCTCCTTCAACTCTGGGCCTGGCCGTTGAGAGGGAAGGGTCATTCTTGA